In Apis mellifera strain DH4 linkage group LG1, Amel_HAv3.1, whole genome shotgun sequence, the sequence TTTTTATTTGTGTTCGTCCATGTTTCGCGTTGTTCGTCGATTCGAGACTTGCACGAACCTATTCCTCACGTCACATAAtcgtgaaacaaaaatttccctCGAGACAatacattgatataaaaacaattctaCACAATTCTCGAGGATATCATCAGGACACGATGCATTTATCTGTATCTCTCTGCGTTTGATTCGACGTCGAGGATGTCGGTGTACGTTTCCTTGCACATGCCACTGCATCATTGGGCACATAAGAGATTCTAACACCGCCATATGCTCTTCTTGGAGGTAAAGCATAAGCTGCAGCTTCGTCGGAACTGCTTGACGAGCTACAAGTGGAACAGCATGATTCAATGTCTTCTTCATCGCCGTCTATCCTCGATTTTGAGTTTCCAGCAATACCTGGAATAAATCatacaattacaataaatataataatcacaaaaaatgtaataattatacattttttaaaaacctaTTCATTAAACCTACCAATatcttattgtaaatataatatatataataaaagaatacaatTCTAACATAttgaataagataattataaatgctagacagtttaatgaattaattaaacagtaaaaacaaaaatcatgcttaatagataaaataatacagtatatataacaataaacttatatcaatttcaataataataacattacagTCAAGATacacattttaatttagatttaacattttttatctcaGTATAAAATAACTGATTCCTCTTTAGAATTGTATTATGCAAAACAAGAGAATTTACACACCCCAAACGGATGTGTCAGCTACTTCCTCCGATTGTAGGCTTCTCGATCGAGACACGTTTGTTCTCGAGAGCGATGTAAGCGGAGGAGAAGGCGAAGATGACGAATTCCTATCATTATCAGGCGACAGGGGGATACGGGAGGAGCTCGCTGCGTGATCGTTCATGTCTAAATCGCCCTGAAACCGCACGCGCCGCGACGTTGGTGTCGGAGGGTCGGTTTGACCCCCGACAATGAGGGTGGTAGGCGATGTCGCCGATTCTAGCACAACCCCGGATATCGTTGTCGCGACAACACCGGTCGATGTAGACGTTGATGCCGATGCCGATGCTCCAGATGATGGTCGGGGAGGTGGTGGTAGCTCTGGCATGCTTGACGCGTGGGAAGGAGCGCAATTCTGAATGCATCTTAATGGCTCACGATCCCTCGCTTGCATCAAcctatgaaaaaaagatttataatgattaatttattgtttgattGTTTGATTTTGTTTTGTAAACAGTATTGcggtaattatattgtaattataaatagggTTGATTAGTTTgttatgtataatttgtattgtatttgtGAAGATGAGAATGACACATGATGATGGATGATGAGTTTGTGTAAGAtgcataatttaaagaaacatttgAAGAGAGAAGATAATTTACTATACCATATCTCTTAAAAGTATTTGCTCCAATTATCTTttagatatttcaataatataattaactgtaaatattatatattatatattagatatttcaaTAGTATATTaactgaattttaaaaatgtataaaaaataataataccttTATAAGTCACAGATTATCAGACTTTGTAATTGGCATTTCATTTGAGAGAATATCATTtaacagaataattttttttgtataaaaattttcataatattctcGTGATttcactaataaaaataattgcttttataattaaaaatcttatataattgatcttattaattgataatgaattattgctagttaagaaataattttaatttgtctaAAAAACTAACTTATTGACAAATTCATTTACCTTCCCAATTCGTTACGACTTTCTTCTGGATGAGAACTACGTTCCTGAAGAAGTCTTTCAAGATTCCTCTCGAGTAATACACGATCAAGACCATTTGATCTGGAACTGCTCGAAGGAAATGCTTCAACCGGAAATTCAGGGCTTAAAGTGCTTTGCGTAGGTGTTGTCGCTAGAGAAGCAGATGTCTGATGATGCTTTCTATTCATCCGAGGTGAATTACGTGGCGAACAGAGAGTATGTCTGGATCCAGGTGGTGGTGGAGGTGGTGGTGGGGGTGGTGGACTTGAGGAACCTTCGCTTGGAGGTGGTGGTCTCCGGCCAGttctataaattgaataataataaaataaattcttaatcaaaattatttaaagatcatTAAAATGAATCTAAACAATGATTCTTTGCTTTATCAGAAtaagattttcaataaaaagacagaaaaattgaaaaataaataattaaatgaaactgCTTAAATAAtactgtatataaaaaattttataataataaacattctcaaccaataattaaattaaacttaattgcacttttaaaaaaatcttcattttcaattatataaaagtttgaaCAATAGAAGGACCTCCTTCCTACCTAAGGAAGgaaggtggtggtggtggtggtccaGCAGAAGAGTCACTTGGCGTCGTTGGTAGTTCCCCCTTGCTACAGGCAATACTGCAATAAATGGCACCTCTCCGTGGAAGAAATGGTCGTCCAAGAAGGGATGCGCGACAAGTGGCGCAACAGAAGCAAGCCTCGGTTGCGTGCCAATGTTGACCCTCGTGCGACATTTGCCCTTGATCGACACCAATTGGTTCGCCACAACTGTCGCAATACTCAGCGAACGAGGCATCAAAACATCGGAGACAGTAAGGTCTGCCTTCTCTCATCACGTACCTTTGACCCCCAagctgaaattatttaataaattattaaaacatacgtttattattacataataattaattatatttgagatattttcttcaaattcttgattttgaacaatatatgtatatacaagaaagtatttaattatttaaaagtttttagaataaatatcagagaaaaataaaataaaggaattatttaaaattttagttcaAGATAGCTTTtacttcattttataataactttaagcaatgcaaaaattttgatttttaattatataattattattcaatatgcaAAATTGAATCTACCAATcctatataaagatatatagatatataatcattaatattaatcaataaaatattaaaataaataatagaaaaaaactatttattaaattattcattttattattctcttcattgcttaaattaacgaaataaaaaaaaatatgcttcTATTATCAAATTCCATTCGTCTTATCAGTCCATTTCGACGTCTGTTATTACGAGTGTGCACATTATACTGAATAATTGGAGATCTCTAGTGTACAGAAATggcaataattacaatttggaTCATAATTCTAATTCCATTGTTCATTATCGAATCAGATCGACCGATAAGAAGTTTCCTGTAATCATCTGTACGACCTGTGACATTTATCGATACCTTGATTCAATGAATTACAGTGTCACATGTCCTGAACGGGTATCGAGGGAATATAAAGGGGACAGTTCTGAAGCTGACAGTTAAATCGTCCCACCGTTTCATCCCAAATAACTCTCGGAGGATATCTTTgatgtaaataattgttatgcCCAAAAAACGGAATTTCTGCTGTCTATCATTCAATACAAATACTAGATGAGAATACTATCTGCTTTTTTTCaagcttttttttatattcaaatatatttaataaaatatattgtgataTAGATATGGATTCTTGTGTGGTTAATGCATTTCAAGTGATAAAGTTACAGTATGTACTGGCATATGATTTAATCTGATAGTGAGAAATTAGTAGAAGTAAACGTATCCTGTTTAAGTCGACAAGGAGTTTTGATTAGTCATCACGATAAGTAAGAAGAGATAATCCCCATTAATCATAAGTCATAAATTGTGAATCCAAGTGAGATATTtgtttttcctattttctagtaatttttaagttcttttcttacttttaatGAGAaacaatttacttttattacttattaaattatacttttaaaagaaatgaatttaagtATCTTAAACATATGTTAGCAGTATTTAAGTACCAATATTGAGatgcaaatattctttttacttataaatacataattcatGAATTTTGCTCGCTTAATATTCATGGACAGTTAGTAACatcattttcttcaactgcatttgaaaggaacaaaattaaataattgactttaaataataacaagaaatattcTACAAAATTTAACTTATCTATTCTAATAATTGATGTATTCCAATAACTTGATCTATCTATACTATCATTTCatcatttcaatcaaatttaccATAAAACATAACTACTCTATTCCTTCTAAAACACAATAATTTTGTTcccataaatttcttattaatttcactgtaataataatgccagattcaaaaaataatcattgacTGACATTATCATACCTTTTCTCTCTACATTTGATTTCATAAATTCTGATTTCATAAAACAAGTTGACTaaccaattttaaaaatcatagaaaaatatttacatcttCATCAACTTTTTCAGATTCACGACAATTGATTCACAACTGATCCGATCTTTGATCCAATCAAAATTGTCCTATTTGATCCAAAGTTTCGACACCCCATATTTTTACCTGCCGATCGCACTCGAGGCAGGCGAAGTGCCTCATATGCCACGCCCTCCCTTCCGCCTCTGTGCATTCGTCGGCAAGTATGATCTCGTCACAAGCGCAGCATCTCGGCTTCAACGTTTCCGCGTGATGCCTGCCGCAGTAAAGCCTGCCTTCCTTCCAGAAGTATATCAGGTCGACGAGCAGCTGCCTGCACACGCAACAGACGAAGCAGGCCGGATGCCAGAGGGCGGATGGACCGGCGCGGCTCGCAGCCACTGCCATCTCACCGGCCGCAATCGGCCTGCTGCATTCGCGGCATCCGGCGCCGTGGGCCCTGTCCAGCTGGCTCGCGTGTCCTCGTCCAAGCGCTTCGCGTTTCCGCTGCGCGGCGAACACCCTAAGctccctcttctcctcctcggtCAGCCCGCTGCAGTACCGTGCCTCGTTGTCGTGCGGTGGGAGTTGTTGCAGCAGTTGCTTCACCCGTTCCCGCTCGCCGGCGCTGCCCGCGTACGGGATCTTGTCTTCCGGTAGTGCGCTGAAGTACAGGTGTACCTGTGACACATGGCGCGAGAAAATGGTAATTAAGAGCGATACGTGCTGTGAGGTATTAGGAGATTTTTTTGGAGGAAGGGGGATATGGTGATCACGAGGAAGAGGGAAGCGGTATAAATTTGAAAGCTGAATAAagaggattctttttttttttgatggagAGATAATGAGTGAGTACTCGATactcttattaattaaaattcttttttttctttttttaattcttgtaaaaatataatttctaagaaattatAGATTTGTAGAAacgatattgttatatattttagaagattGGAAGAGGAAATAGTTTTGATGGGTATTTGaactttgatattataatgtgtttcataagtttctttttttttatgaaataaaattctatatcataaaacttttataaaataaattcttggtTTTATATTACagctttttttcaattatgtttTGAATTATGCAATAAATCAGATACTTTAtactacataatatataatactgtataataataatataagaataatataaaaatatattattctataattgaaattcttttagaaaattctatctgaaaattataaatgtaaaattattattaatatctgtaaaagttaattttcaattatacaatgacaaaaatttcaataaaaatgaagaaaataatatgtatattttgatatagttTGAAACTACTGCATAGCTCTTATAAAGATTAGATTATGTGATATGAAAAAGCATTATATGATGAGATttaatctatatctatatgtatttatcacaataaaaggaaaaatggaataaatatgattgtgaaaaaaaataatagaaataagaataatttaatcattttttaataataatcataataaattttacgaggTTAGCTGAAAAGGTTAAAAGCTTTAGATATATATCACGATGCTCGATATTCATCATTCATGAATAATTCAGAAATGTAATGCTTACAGTTACACGAGACACGTGACGGTCTCCTCCCTTGAACAAAACATTAGTAAAGTAGTCTGTAATAGTGTTTTATTTCAGGATCAAATCATTTTCGAGTTATATTCTCTTAACATCTTttgatgtttttatttaataaaaaaataaatataaataaaggcGAGAATAATGAATCTATAAttcatatactatataaatagtGGTATAGTGAAAAAGCAaggtttaattttatataattatttgacaacaaatagtttcaaaaatttaaatttgacattttaaaaatagaattatataattttatcatttatcacttaaaagttcatattttatcattcattattgcatgaaataaaaaatcttttataaatattataacaataatttattggtattgagaattattttagaaaatggaTAGATAGAATGCCcaaaatttgtttgaagaaatttatcagTTTAATTCATCTAagattttgtatatatgtttctttttttaatgttagtaatattattttttaatttatacaatttacaatatacaaaaaataaattttaaacatctatcatagttaataaaatcatgaaCAGCA encodes:
- the LOC410724 gene encoding protein prickle isoform X2; amino-acid sequence: MPPSSILSTRYTARWYPVIYRGLTTQCHDITLLLAWCGASASAGAAVKWFHFNNESIYAGYYATRERIRIRLCIKSRILVSNDSRVTLSKTNWMLSPQDGQSNTYSHGNVVLQGAPCGQCRDLCPAGYVPHFWRKVCRSCRCPREEHQRTSTEAGGPSGLGLGPGPPMAMAMAFQSGAAGSSHQEPFKSPVQPAPPGLALQEALMHHQRHSQSDDDSGCALEEYTWVPPGLRPDQVHLYFSALPEDKIPYAGSAGERERVKQLLQQLPPHDNEARYCSGLTEEEKRELRVFAAQRKREALGRGHASQLDRAHGAGCRECSRPIAAGEMAVAASRAGPSALWHPACFVCCVCRQLLVDLIYFWKEGRLYCGRHHAETLKPRCCACDEIILADECTEAEGRAWHMRHFACLECDRQLGGQRYVMREGRPYCLRCFDASFAEYCDSCGEPIGVDQGQMSHEGQHWHATEACFCCATCRASLLGRPFLPRRGAIYCSIACSKGELPTTPSDSSAGPPPPPPSFLRTGRRPPPPSEGSSSPPPPPPPPPPPGSRHTLCSPRNSPRMNRKHHQTSASLATTPTQSTLSPEFPVEAFPSSSSRSNGLDRVLLERNLERLLQERSSHPEESRNELGRLMQARDREPLRCIQNCAPSHASSMPELPPPPRPSSGASASASTSTSTGVVATTISGVVLESATSPTTLIVGGQTDPPTPTSRRVRFQGDLDMNDHAASSSRIPLSPDNDRNSSSSPSPPLTSLSRTNVSRSRSLQSEEVADTSVWGIAGNSKSRIDGDEEDIESCCSTCSSSSSSDEAAAYALPPRRAYGGVRISYVPNDAVACARKRTPTSSTSNQTQRDTDKCIVS
- the LOC410724 gene encoding protein prickle isoform X5 codes for the protein MSRFMSSWIRASFLANSDSRKVCRSCRCPREEHQRTSTEAGGPSGLGLGPGPPMAMAMAFQSGAAGSSHQEPFKSPVQPAPPGLALQEALMHHQRHSQSDDDSGCALEEYTWVPPGLRPDQVHLYFSALPEDKIPYAGSAGERERVKQLLQQLPPHDNEARYCSGLTEEEKRELRVFAAQRKREALGRGHASQLDRAHGAGCRECSRPIAAGEMAVAASRAGPSALWHPACFVCCVCRQLLVDLIYFWKEGRLYCGRHHAETLKPRCCACDEIILADECTEAEGRAWHMRHFACLECDRQLGGQRYVMREGRPYCLRCFDASFAEYCDSCGEPIGVDQGQMSHEGQHWHATEACFCCATCRASLLGRPFLPRRGAIYCSIACSKGELPTTPSDSSAGPPPPPPSFLRTGRRPPPPSEGSSSPPPPPPPPPPPGSRHTLCSPRNSPRMNRKHHQTSASLATTPTQSTLSPEFPVEAFPSSSSRSNGLDRVLLERNLERLLQERSSHPEESRNELGRLMQARDREPLRCIQNCAPSHASSMPELPPPPRPSSGASASASTSTSTGVVATTISGVVLESATSPTTLIVGGQTDPPTPTSRRVRFQGDLDMNDHAASSSRIPLSPDNDRNSSSSPSPPLTSLSRTNVSRSRSLQSEEVADTSVWGIAGNSKSRIDGDEEDIESCCSTCSSSSSSDEAAAYALPPRRAYGGVRISYVPNDAVACARKRTPTSSTSNQTQRDTDKCIVS
- the LOC410724 gene encoding protein prickle isoform X3 — encoded protein: MLSPQDGQSNTYSHGNVVLQGAPCGQCRDLCPAGYVPHFWRKVCRSCRCPREEHQRTSTEAGGPSGLGLGPGPPMAMAMAFQSGAAGSSHQEPFKSPVQPAPPGLALQEALMHHQRHSQSDDDSGCALEEYTWVPPGLRPDQVHLYFSALPEDKIPYAGSAGERERVKQLLQQLPPHDNEARYCSGLTEEEKRELRVFAAQRKREALGRGHASQLDRAHGAGCRECSRPIAAGEMAVAASRAGPSALWHPACFVCCVCRQLLVDLIYFWKEGRLYCGRHHAETLKPRCCACDEIILADECTEAEGRAWHMRHFACLECDRQLGGQRYVMREGRPYCLRCFDASFAEYCDSCGEPIGVDQGQMSHEGQHWHATEACFCCATCRASLLGRPFLPRRGAIYCSIACSKGELPTTPSDSSAGPPPPPPSFLRTGRRPPPPSEGSSSPPPPPPPPPPPGSRHTLCSPRNSPRMNRKHHQTSASLATTPTQSTLSPEFPVEAFPSSSSRSNGLDRVLLERNLERLLQERSSHPEESRNELGRLMQARDREPLRCIQNCAPSHASSMPELPPPPRPSSGASASASTSTSTGVVATTISGVVLESATSPTTLIVGGQTDPPTPTSRRVRFQGDLDMNDHAASSSRIPLSPDNDRNSSSSPSPPLTSLSRTNVSRSRSLQSEEVADTSVWGIAGNSKSRIDGDEEDIESCCSTCSSSSSSDEAAAYALPPRRAYGGVRISYVPNDAVACARKRTPTSSTSNQTQRDTDKCIVS
- the LOC410724 gene encoding protein prickle isoform X4, with product MRRLSHTQFYTGERVRWHMINVHHSRIGFANIRKVCRSCRCPREEHQRTSTEAGGPSGLGLGPGPPMAMAMAFQSGAAGSSHQEPFKSPVQPAPPGLALQEALMHHQRHSQSDDDSGCALEEYTWVPPGLRPDQVHLYFSALPEDKIPYAGSAGERERVKQLLQQLPPHDNEARYCSGLTEEEKRELRVFAAQRKREALGRGHASQLDRAHGAGCRECSRPIAAGEMAVAASRAGPSALWHPACFVCCVCRQLLVDLIYFWKEGRLYCGRHHAETLKPRCCACDEIILADECTEAEGRAWHMRHFACLECDRQLGGQRYVMREGRPYCLRCFDASFAEYCDSCGEPIGVDQGQMSHEGQHWHATEACFCCATCRASLLGRPFLPRRGAIYCSIACSKGELPTTPSDSSAGPPPPPPSFLRTGRRPPPPSEGSSSPPPPPPPPPPPGSRHTLCSPRNSPRMNRKHHQTSASLATTPTQSTLSPEFPVEAFPSSSSRSNGLDRVLLERNLERLLQERSSHPEESRNELGRLMQARDREPLRCIQNCAPSHASSMPELPPPPRPSSGASASASTSTSTGVVATTISGVVLESATSPTTLIVGGQTDPPTPTSRRVRFQGDLDMNDHAASSSRIPLSPDNDRNSSSSPSPPLTSLSRTNVSRSRSLQSEEVADTSVWGIAGNSKSRIDGDEEDIESCCSTCSSSSSSDEAAAYALPPRRAYGGVRISYVPNDAVACARKRTPTSSTSNQTQRDTDKCIVS
- the LOC410724 gene encoding protein prickle isoform X1, yielding MSSLARRRKTSVLGSKRWWQGGCWATRSHQEAYLRKLYARKNDQVNKIDDESAIRRDLSTNWTSGAVYELPSTDEHYLDAFLRNREDGNEEDDVVGVVVGCPALAAARTSPTEKCVEYLNNAHDVAAFENERRITGEPVVADCGSMHSGYDVAVSAEKVCRSCRCPREEHQRTSTEAGGPSGLGLGPGPPMAMAMAFQSGAAGSSHQEPFKSPVQPAPPGLALQEALMHHQRHSQSDDDSGCALEEYTWVPPGLRPDQVHLYFSALPEDKIPYAGSAGERERVKQLLQQLPPHDNEARYCSGLTEEEKRELRVFAAQRKREALGRGHASQLDRAHGAGCRECSRPIAAGEMAVAASRAGPSALWHPACFVCCVCRQLLVDLIYFWKEGRLYCGRHHAETLKPRCCACDEIILADECTEAEGRAWHMRHFACLECDRQLGGQRYVMREGRPYCLRCFDASFAEYCDSCGEPIGVDQGQMSHEGQHWHATEACFCCATCRASLLGRPFLPRRGAIYCSIACSKGELPTTPSDSSAGPPPPPPSFLRTGRRPPPPSEGSSSPPPPPPPPPPPGSRHTLCSPRNSPRMNRKHHQTSASLATTPTQSTLSPEFPVEAFPSSSSRSNGLDRVLLERNLERLLQERSSHPEESRNELGRLMQARDREPLRCIQNCAPSHASSMPELPPPPRPSSGASASASTSTSTGVVATTISGVVLESATSPTTLIVGGQTDPPTPTSRRVRFQGDLDMNDHAASSSRIPLSPDNDRNSSSSPSPPLTSLSRTNVSRSRSLQSEEVADTSVWGIAGNSKSRIDGDEEDIESCCSTCSSSSSSDEAAAYALPPRRAYGGVRISYVPNDAVACARKRTPTSSTSNQTQRDTDKCIVS